The segment GACTGCTGGCGGTACAGACTTATGTTTATTagtccaaacaaaaaaaaatgcgaGTTTGCATTTAGAAAGACCTTCACATATCCAAGGCCTATTTTCCCTCATAACGCTATTAATAATTACGCAATtgtaataaagcaaaaatagaGTCGTAAAGGATCTCTGGTAAAAGGGAATTTCAGTTCTCTCAGAAAATGTCCTTAGTCAGTGCAAACATTTTGAGAGCGTAACTATACAAGTGTGCTgaagaaagaaggaggagaCGCGGTTAGGGAGTAATCCAACCACCGGGTAAAAAGGGCAGTTTTAGATGGCTCATATTCCGCTGTAACTGTACTGCACCGTGACACCAGCTTTGAGCAGCACTGGAGCACCAAACTGGGCGCACCCACAGCATCTTTACCAACACATCATTGCtctggagggattttttttttttttttttttttgctctgcaaGACTGGATGTGGAAGCCCGCGGCCAGTGGGAAAAATACTCCTAACTGCACACATTTAGGCGACAGGGAATCGATTCTTTGATTACCGTGAGATTCCACAAGTAAAATGCGCAACACTGTGGATTGCTCTGTTTTTTGTgactctcttcctttctcctttctgtccggttgtgttttctttattcattGTGCACCCTATGAAGAGCATTAACTATCCCTCCTTCCAATCCTATTGAAAAGGGTccgaaaaaaacagagggagatgaGAGCAGCAAATCCCTTTTTTATTCCCCTCGTAGCGCTCAATAAGAGAAGAATGTGTTGCCTATCAGTCACCGAGGGGATCAAGTCTTCGGGACTGTCCCACGCGTTCAATGCGCTGTGCAGAGCatcactgagagagacagagtgaagagGACGACAGCAGCAGTAGCATCCTGCCTGGAAGCTTCACATCATTTAACAACCTGTCTCCCCTCAAGATTCATTTTGGTCAATTAGGGCTGCTTGGCTTGGCTGCTTCTCTCACCTTTCAAGCTCTCTCACTGGAATGTGGTGTGGTGAGTACACCTTGCAGCGTGGTAATTTGACAATAATTGATCAGAACATAGGGataaaaaattaattttgacTAACAGCCTCATGTAAGGCACCGTGATATAGAAAAACAGGCAGTGGCGTACATGTGCATATTCTGTTGTCTTCTTGTGCATTTAATTAGGTTAGTTTTAATTTGCTGCAATTTGGGAAATTCAAGAGAACGCCAAAGTGTATTTGAAAGTGCAACTGTGCTACAGCAGCATCCATGACAAACTGTCATCAAAGTTGAAGCTTAACTTTTTCCTCAACATGTTTAAATTGAAGACGCAATGAGGAGCCTGGCGCTGCTTTTAGGCGTGAAAGCCGCTTGCATCCTGCTGGTGTCTTCACTCTCAGGCACAGGGGCCGTCAACAACAGCGGCCGGTGGTGGTGAGTTCCCTTTATATATGTGAGATATTCATTCAATTATCAGCGCGCTCGTTTCAAAACTCCAATTTAACACTGGTTTGCAGTGAAATGGGCTGAGAGATCCTGCGCTGCCATATGAACATTATTACTGGGCTACCACATTTCATGCTCCGTGCTCGaaataatgtgttatttttggcACCCATTCACAATTTCTGCTCAGAACGCcccctctccaaaaaaaaaaaaaaaaaagaaagaaaaaaaggacacaaaCAGCAACCACAGGCCATTATGAGGAATTTAAAGCGTCGTTTCCAAATTACTGCAGCTATAGCCTATTTAACATTTTCGATTGAAACCATTGTTCTTTCTCTGAAACGACggaatattcagtgtttttctgttttttgcagcagcagcctgctTAGGCCTAATGATaacaattttacttttttgaatTCGCGGCAGCCCAAATTTACTCCctatcgctctctcccttcctctccctctctctgcctccctgtcaTTTGGACAGTGCGGTTTGAACACCAGACAACATTTTTCAGTCCAATGTGGGATAAATTAAATATGGATTTATTTCATGGCTGAAAGGAATCCCATACCAGGTCGTATCCAGGGTCGTATTCATCTAATACACTAAACCTTCTACTCTCTATAGCATCAGAATTATTTTTAAACTGCTTCCACTCGCCAATATTTTCTTGTAAACTTAAAAACCAGAACTATTAAAAAATGTTGCGCTCAGGATTTGCTGCACTTTTTGCATTAGCGGGTACGTCGTCTGGCATGGActacaaaaaaattataaacgGCAGCTAATGACCAGATAACGaaggtttttgtcattttctgcgACGTCATTTGATGGATAGATTGAGCGCAGGGAGTTAATGCGACTTTCAATGTTCAGCACGTCAGCTGAAAACAGGCTATGCCACGAAAACAATGGGAAGGAGACACCGCAAAAGAAGGGAGAgcagaaatggagaaaacatcCGCAGATGAGATTATTACTAACGTTCCCAAGCCTCCACCACACAACTGTCTGGGTCAGCCTTCTGACTAACAGGCCAAGACTCACCCGCTTCCCCGGCTAATAGTTAACAGGAGCCACACGACCACTGGACCGTACGTGAAAAcgggctggaaaaaaaatgcttgacataaaaatatgtaaaacatggtgtgttttgatgtgagAAGAATAAATGGTGCGTCTAATCACATGGCCACGAATTAAATTAACGGCTTTGAAAGTCTATGCAGGGATGAATGTTTTTATCAGTAAAAATGGAAAAGGCACAGGTAGTACAGGTTGCATGGATAACACACTGGCAGGATGCTGTTATAAACCCTCATACCagaatataatgtaatgtaataatcaTGTAATATATTATCATGTTGAGTGCAAGCCCAGGATGGATCCACAAAGTCTCAGTCTCAAGTCTGACACTTCAACTGCAATGCTGAATTTGCTGAATTATTCATATTTGAAGAATGAATCTACAagcttattcatttatttaatcatcCGCTATTCATGACATAGTGTTTTTGaagcttgtttttttgacagtaagcattttaaattttacaaGTACTCAGCTGCTGGTCTCAAGAGTCTTACAATGAATGAGCAAGAAGGTCCGCTGTCTGGCTCAGGGACATTTTGATGAGATGGGCACATTTGTAGCTTGTTGctgggatcaaacctgtgatgtTGGGATCATGTAATAGTATTTATATCCATTAATTCACTCTGCTGTCCCAGGATGGTGTGTACCCCATCCCTTTTTAGCATTTGGTTCCTTGCATGGAGCaacaaagaaaggaaggagaggagaatgaTGTTGATGGCATAGGCAAAAGAAACATGGCAAAAGAACATGGTTGCATATTATAATAATGAAACgtaaaagaaattaataaacatttagGAGGTTGATTGTTTAGGGGGCAGGTCAGGTGGTGTTAAAGGTATTTCATGCAGCTCTACTCACaggtaaaaagaaaatagttttaTGTTACATTTGCTAAGCCTAAAACTTACATTGTGACTCACAATGTGACCCACTGTCTCTTCATGTTCTTGGAACAGCATACCTCACTGTTTATTATTGTAGTGCCCAAAGAAAACTGTAATTTTAAATGCATAACACTTATGACATGCCAGGGCACATCAGTTTTAAAGAGGGTCACAGAAAGAGCTACATGCATAAACTGCCAGCTCCCTGCCTCTGATTTCCCCTGTCCTCATGTTGTGCCAGGGGCATTGTCAATGTGGCATCCTCTTCCAACCTCCTCACCAATTCCAAGAACGTGCAGTTGGTCCTGGACCCGAGCCTGGCCCTACTGAGTCGTCGCCAGCGCCGGCTGATTCGGCAGAATCCTGGCATCTTGCATGCCATTGCCGCTGGGCTGCACACTGCCATAAAGGAGTGCAAGTGGCAGTTCCGCAACCGCCGCTGGAACTGCCCGACCACCCACAGCCCAGCGATATTTGGCAAAATTGTCAACCGTGGTGAGCCTCTCTTGTCTTTCCCACCAGGGAGCGATTGGATAATTTTGGGCAGGATGTCATGCATTCTCTAGTATGCAATTTGAAAGGCCTTGTCTTTAAATGTTCGACAATTTTGAATAAGTTCTGGTCAtttagtgcaaaaaaaatggCATATCTAGCTCCAAAAGGCTGGATCAGGTTCTAAAGAGAATTTTTGATGTTGTTTCCTCAGGTTGCCGAGAGACAGCATTTGTATTTGCTATCACAAGTGCAGGGGTGACCCATGCAGTGGCTCGCTCCTGCTCAGAGGGAGCCATAGAGTCCTGCACCTGCGACTACCGGCGCCGGGGACCTGGAGGGCCAGACTGGCACTGGGGGGGCTGCAGTGACAATGTGGACTTTGGCCGAATGTTTAGCCGTGAATTTGTGGACTCCAGTGAGAGAGGCCGGGATCTGCGCTACCTCATCAATCTACACAACAACGAGGCAGGGAGAATGGTAAGGAATTGTTGCTCAGAAGGCATCATGATTCTCTGTTGTTGTCTGAGATTTTGTCAGAATTCCCTCAAACAGTTAACAGTTATTCATTTGAATTCATGTCAATCAAGATTTCATCAGTAGCCTTTGGTCCTGCTCTTTCAGACAGTGTCATCAGAGATGCGTCAGGAATGTAAGTGCCACGGCATGTCAGGCTCCTGCACCGTGCGTACCTGTTGGATGCGCCTGCCCAGCTTCCGTGCAGTGGGTGACTTCCTGAAGGACCGCTTCGACGGTGCATCCAGGGTCGTTTATGCGAACAAGGGCAGCAACCGTGCCTCTCACCGAGCCGACCCCCGCCATCTGGAACCTGAAAACCCGGCTCACAAACCCCCCTCTAGCAGGGACCTGGTCTACTTTGAGAAATCGCCAAACTTCTGCTCCTACAATGGCAAAACTGGCACTTTGGGAACATCCGGAAGAACCTGCAACAGCTCTTCTCCAGCCCTGGACGGATGCGAGCTGCTGTGCTGCGGACGTGGGTACAAGACCCGGACTGAGATGGTGACTGAGCGGTGCCACTGCACTTTTCACTGGTGCTGTCATGTCAGCTGCCTGAACTGCACCAGCACACAGACGTTACACCAGTGTCTATGATCACAGGTGGACACCAACTAGGAAAATGTGAGGAGAGAGGATCATCCTCTAAGTAAAGCAGGAAGTCGGCTGAGAATGATACTGGCACACAGTGGTTTGAGATGACAGGAAAAAAGGCTATCAATGAAAATTTTCAAGGCGGGTAAATTGATACAGGGAACTCTCCAGCACAAAAAtccaatcagtgttttttttttttttctttttttttttagggagaaGAGCACAAATATATCAACAGGGTATAGTGGGA is part of the Myripristis murdjan chromosome 7, fMyrMur1.1, whole genome shotgun sequence genome and harbors:
- the wnt1 gene encoding protein Wnt-1, encoding MWCDAMRSLALLLGVKAACILLVSSLSGTGAVNNSGRWWGIVNVASSSNLLTNSKNVQLVLDPSLALLSRRQRRLIRQNPGILHAIAAGLHTAIKECKWQFRNRRWNCPTTHSPAIFGKIVNRGCRETAFVFAITSAGVTHAVARSCSEGAIESCTCDYRRRGPGGPDWHWGGCSDNVDFGRMFSREFVDSSERGRDLRYLINLHNNEAGRMTVSSEMRQECKCHGMSGSCTVRTCWMRLPSFRAVGDFLKDRFDGASRVVYANKGSNRASHRADPRHLEPENPAHKPPSSRDLVYFEKSPNFCSYNGKTGTLGTSGRTCNSSSPALDGCELLCCGRGYKTRTEMVTERCHCTFHWCCHVSCLNCTSTQTLHQCL